GCGGACCTGTGCTGTCTACAGCTACAGCTAAGTATATGCCACTATACATTTGACAACAGCATCATTTTACGTACATCTATATGGTGCCATCGAATGGGAAGCTCTGTTTTGGCACTCGTGCACAAGCCCCTAACCTTAAACCTATTACATTATGCACTGCCCTGTGACATTGCTCCACGCGTACCAGTACCTGCTGTGTTCCTCGAATAGCTAGAATGTCTTCACACATTTATTCTACTTGGtttgctacatatgtacatactgaaCGTATGTTCGATGGGGAAAGCACCTCAGTCCATACGCCGGCGTCCATTGCTGCcactgcatgcatgcatgcatgtcgATCTCCTTGCAACTACAATGCTGCATGCACGGATGTATAGATGGCACGCACGGACCTCCGTGCAAGCTTGCACAAAATGTGTACTCGCTATTCAAGAAACTTGATATAACACCCACGCCAGTGCAGGGATGTGTAATCATTTTGTCCAGTGGCCAAAATTCCGGTTTAAGGTAgaatatatacgtatgtatatctacatgtaggctaaataTAGATCCGCGAGTACACTGAAATGCCaccccaaaaaaataaaataaaataaagatgaaatgaaataaatacggGCGTACATCACATAATGTAAAAACGCTGCGCACATGCCTGAAGAAGCATTGGCTTTGGGCGGGCAAGTGTTGCATTCATTTGGAGTGCACTTTGATGAAGGGCTCTTGCGGGCAAATTTGGTTTATTGCACAGGAAAATGTCTGTGTtcgaatcgctgtcagcgatcttgcaTCCGTTTGAttcgtataattttcagctttccagatagtctgagtatttctgcagagctttcgtgaagttattttgtacaactataggccttactggtcgctagcgaagtCCATGGCAAAAGGTGACCTTTTCCCCATTGCTTTAACAATGGGCGGccatttagtttttgttttcgaCACAAAAGGGTGCATGGTGACTTGTCCTCCAACTGCGGACCcgtcttttttatttctttattattattattacattttttgtgtgagTCCATGTATGGATGCCTCCATTCAGtgacttatttatatatacgtgGACATACAAGTTGGAAGCtacacgggctctgcccggtttcgtcccaccatagtgctggctgccgtggtataagtggaatattcttgagcacggcgtaaaacagcaattaacaAGTAAgtaagcaagtaaataaataaaataaatcaataaatataggAGCTTTATGGATGGGTTCTCGGTCCACTCACTTCCGCTTAATTTAGcacaatttaacattttaagtaGTGCTCAAATTGCTCTTTGTGGATGTTTGTCACTTTACTGCGCTACACACTATATACAgctgcatgcatacatgcatgggGAGAGCAGGCGAAGAGCAGTGAGTGAGCGAGGTGTATGTGGTTGGGATgccttaacgccacatcggcagaaTTTCAGCCATGCACGTCAtggcgagtatatatatatatatatatatatatatatatatatatatatatatatagagagagagagagagagagagagagagagagagagagagagagagggggggGGAGAGGTTGTCCTCTTACTTACATGAATGTAAGATTTTATATATAGGACATGTAAATTAAGAagtaatctgtttattttaatagaATCTGagttatgtaataaaatgtattttgttataacGTAAtgctgtcatattcaacatataatAACCCCAAAGTTAGTGTAATAGAATCAATATGTTGcactgagagagagagagagtgagtgagtgtgtgtgtacacatgtgtgttatattaaatgtaacggattaattttttcaaagaatGTCGGAAGAACGTGCCAATTGCTTACACGAAGACATACAGGAATGTGCACGTGGGAACGTACGTTGAGAtcctgcatacatatacacatgcacacgtTTATGCACACATATGTACGTATAGACATGTACGTAAAAGTGAGTGCATGGGATTGCTTTACAAGTGCTTAGATGGAAAAGGTTCTTTCGGGAAGaattggttggccctgaaaagggccgttggatgGATAGTGTCCTGACAGACAGTCGGTGTTCTGGGCGCTTATTTGCCGGCCTTCTGGGTCTTCTTGGGCAGGAGGACAGCCTGGATGTTGGGCAAGACACCTCCTTGGGCGATGGTGACGCCGGACAGGAGCCTGTTCAATTCCTCATCGTTTCGGACGGCCAGCTGGAGATGTCGAGGAATAATTCTGGATTTCTTGTTGTCACGGGCGGCGTTTCCTGCCAACTCGAGAACTTCGGCAGCCAGGTATTCGAGCACGGCAGCCAGATAGACAGGAGCTCCGGCTCCCACTCGCTCGGCGTAGTTGCCCTTTCTCAACAGACGGTGGATACGTCCGACGGGGAACTGGAGTCCAGCGCGGGATGAGCGAGTCTTGCTCTTTCCCTTGACTTTACCGCCTTTACCACGTCCAGACATGATGCTTGCTGTGCTAGTCGAGTGTACGGAGACAGATCTCAATAATAACTGGCTTGCGCGTTTAGTCAGCGCTTTTATACTGCCGAGGAGGATTCTGCTATTTTTAGGCAGGTTTTGGCGGGCGACCAATCCCTGAGCCGTGTTAGTCGATGACCGTGGCTCTCTGAAAGGTCCGCGCTTTTAGGCGCAAAACTGTTCAGGAACAAAGCCTTGTGGATACAGGCTGTCGGGGTTGGGGTTTGGGGGTattttttaggggggggggcGGGAGGGGGGAGGAAGAAGAGACAGCTATGGACATGGCTGCTTTATCGAGCTGAATGGCCAGGgttgtgtaatatatatgacaaatttcattttttctttatatgtaagtatgtatgcatgtatgtatgtatgaaggtgCTGCTTAGATCAATCGCCCAAGTATATATACCCCtctgtctgtatatgtatgtacgtatgcatgtACGTGCGTATGTATGAAGGTGCTGCTTAGATCAATCGCCCAAGTATATATACCCTTCtgcctgtatatgtatgtacgtatgcatgtacgtgtgtatgtatgaaggtgCTGCTCAGCTCAGTCGCGCAAGTATATCTGTCCCtctcagtgtatatgtacaggccTATATGTCATCGGTGTCCATTGACTCTTTACAGGCCACATGCATGAAGTCTCGTAACAAACgactgaagtatatatatatatatatatatatatatatatatatatatttgtgcagCATA
Above is a window of Liolophura sinensis isolate JHLJ2023 chromosome 7, CUHK_Ljap_v2, whole genome shotgun sequence DNA encoding:
- the LOC135471425 gene encoding histone H2A yields the protein MSGRGKGGKVKGKSKTRSSRAGLQFPVGRIHRLLRKGNYAERVGAGAPVYLAAVLEYLAAEVLELAGNAARDNKKSRIIPRHLQLAVRNDEELNRLLSGVTIAQGGVLPNIQAVLLPKKTQKAGK